The DNA segment aatggtttaggtatcctgaccatccctttatgggtcttacatatgctcacagtgtctataattcataatttaccggtttttaggtacacttttggttagagtcaTATTTTCTGAAAAATTTATAGTTTAGCTTTCAAAGTTCTAtggtaagtttacaaataaatggcCTACATTTTAATACCAAGAATATTatctatgcttattccattgttgagatatcactgaaaaactacatattctactattttctactgttttgatgacatcacaagctgctaaccacaaatcgaTGACACTCAAATTAACCAcataagtgggcgtacaataactgtacgccTACTTTTAATTTacgtttgtggttgattaaagcatcattggtttgtggtttgcagctgctgatgtcatcaaaacagtagaaaatagtaaattatgtagcttttcagtgttatctcagcaatgaAATAAGTatataggatgttcttggtatcaaaaaaTGTAGCcctgtaaacttactacagaaatttgaaagctaagctattaatttttcaaaagttattactctaaccaaaagtgtacctaaaaaccggtaaatcatgaattatagacactgtgagcatatgtaagacccataaagggatggtgaggatacctaaaccattaaactaatgtgtgataaaagtctaagaccttagctgtttaaagttagtgttttattactctaactgattacccactataacaatttgctgttgttctattaatcaccacaaacccaccaccttatgtttccatggaaatatttttggatatgttgtagttcagtcattcatctacacacgggtatcaacactATGTCCTTATGCAAAACtaaatgtaatgatctttaccaaaaatggacattgttgcataattataatttattccCAAAGTATTACtttacctattatgctaatattgcagcataatttatcagggcctatagTTTCATCCTACAAGCTTATGAAATACCCAACCCCCTGTATCATTATGCAACTTTTgactatgtgcatgcatgtataatgctATTGCTACTTTCCATTTCATTTTGCATGGCCATGAGACCGAGGGTGAGTACAGTTGCACAGTTACCACCACCCAGGGACGTCGACTACCCTcacttcaatgtgagtcaaccAGCACACACTAACTGTATAAATGACCAGTAGTAGTTACGGTATGTTGTACATCAGTGTGCTCTAAGATTATATTAGTGTTTTGTCCTCTATATGGTTGGAAGCTGCATGTACGCATGATTGATGCTCTAATGTTGATTTAGTGCTTCCTTTGCTtgaatgtatatagctaggtGTCTCGCATTAATATTTATATATCTTCTTTCCTTGCAGTCTCGACAGCTGATCAGATAAGGATCTGAAGGTGTCACGTGACCTGCCGCACTTCGAGTCAACCCGGAAAAAAGAACCCAAGCATCTCGTGAGTCAACCAACATCTCTTCAGTGCATAATTGCATGGCTATACTTGTATCCCTGTCAGTATAATGGTCCCCACTGGCAAATGTAAAGCGCAATGCATGTGCATCTTAATTTTCTGGGTATTTTTAGGGCAGGTATACAGCATGCAGGGTTCAGTATATAGCCCACATGTATGTACCATTCCAACCACTGGTAGACCATAATCTAGTTTGTCTACCATTGGCTTtctttgatataattatacctgtacaGCTGCATTGGCAGTGGGGATGGTGCATGAGTGCTCTAGTGTTTATTGTGATCATTACCTGTTGTGTTGTGCCTGAGACAATGTTTGTGCACTTTCAATAGCCTAGGGCTGTGATAGTTTAGGAACTCTAGCAAATGGTGCATGTTGCCATTGCTCCACTTGTCAAtctgttcactgtgtgtggtgCACCTTAGTGATAACATGGAGTGATTGTTGATGCCATTTCATTGTACTTTGGTATATTGATCAtgaagtcataattataaactggAATATGCTGCCCCTGTTTGGGATCCacaccaaaaaacaaattcACAAAATAGAAAAAGTACAAAAGTTTGCCCTTAAAATCTGCACAAAACTTTGGAATAGGGACTACGACTCCCTATTAGATACTGTGGACCTACCGTCCCTTTCCACAAGAAGATTGTACCTGAAACTATATCATACCTTTACCAGGTAATAAATGGTAACTTTAAATTCCCTGATCCACCACTGGAAAGAAGAGTATGCCCTCTCAATCTAAGAAGCACAAAAAATATACAGTTTGAAAGACCAATTTGCAGGACAAATGCATTGCGAACTTTTTTTTCCCAAAAGCAATATCTATATGGAATGAACTACCACTGGAGCTGCAGGAAAGTATATTGATTTTGTCATTTAAGAGAAATGTACTCTGTCACTTGCATgcattagtataatattaGTTTAAATTTGTACACGGTGACGCTATTGTAAGTACTATATACAGGGCACACATTAggttagcataataattatgctactagTGTATCCGTGCTTTTTgcagaattattatataaatataaataaaaataaaaataaaccgCCACTTCCTCAGGAGAAATGGTTCTCGAGACATGCTCACTGGTAAACCCAATGGGACCCTCCTGGTTCAACCCAAGATAATGTGGAGGAGTCCTCAACCATGCCTTAATTGTCACACACACCATCGACATTGTGTAAGTTTTACCGCTATagtatattgtacatgtaagactaagtgcacatgtacatggctaCAAGTAACTGTACACTGCTTTTAAACTACCGATTTGATGCCAATAGTACGTCTTGAATTTTAAATGAATTGATTTTCGATCATTCTTTACCTAATATCCTCCCGTGCAGAGAGAAGGCAGGTTCAAGAGGATCCCCGTGTACAGAGACCCACCCTTCTGGAGGGTACGGATTTGCATCACCATTCGAATTTATCTCTCTGCTGCTCAGTTTAGTTCTGTACTATGCCACCAACATGATGGAGAAACACAACCCTGAACTGGAGACAATGCTTAGATACCCTGCATTCCATGTGGACAGGGGCCATTAGTAACTGAACtagcagctgtacagtattgtatgtgtataactaccgtatatcttctaatttatcggacagcaaaaataattattttggaaattgtccgggtataattggaacagacttttatagagcatgcgaagtgtccggaataattagaacaagcaagcagctgcatgcgagctagctaagtttaatagaacagggtacgactgaatagttgcactagctatctaaaactagctactcaaaggctatctaactgcagcactctaagtcttacttgccgtctatgaatggtaactcaacttttcaaggtattgtccggatatttagaacaaatgtaatattaaagtactggagtgtccgttgtattagaacaacgaaaattgcccaaaagagtgtccgggtaattagaagtgtccgataaattagaagatatacggtattcatAGGATTCTCTTTCTGTGTATCACTATgtgctgtatgtatgtatgtgggtgcatgtacacttttGGTGTGTGCACATTGACAATTCAGACTTCCTGTTGTCATCATAAAGTCAATCAATAAGTTTGGAGCAGCATTCATGAATTAAAAAGCATGAAGAAGTTACAAGGTGACTGTGTCTCTTGGCTGGTCCTTTTGACTGGAGCTGCTCAGTTCATActagtgtgtggagagggtatGTCTTTTGTGACATCTCCAGCCACTCAGTATATTTATTTAGTGATTGCATGCAGGAGTGTACCTATCTTTGGGATCAACCAACATCACCACTAACAACACTGAGATCCTCATCACTGACATTGGAGATTATGTTGGGATTGGTCGTCCTTCTCTCATCTGTCACACTGACCTAGTGGCCTGTTGTACACCCAGTGAGACAATGGAAAGAGGAATTGGACTCTGGCGCTATCCAAATGGTGATCGTGTTCTTGGTATATCAGGAATGAACTCAGCATCTCTACCGTTTGTGTCATTGAGAAATGTTCAATCTATTAAACTGGTTCGTAGAGAATACTTTACCCCTCCTACCCTGAGTCCAACTGGTTCCTACTGTTGTATTATATCAACAAATGGAGGAGAAATGACCTTCTGTGCCAACCTGGGTGAGTGGTTCTACAATGATTTACTATGAATCCATAATCTCCTTTCCAGTTGCGTGCCCGTCTCTCCCTGCCCTGAACCATGGAATAGTCTCATACAGCAACTCAACACTGGGTCTGttcactgtggccacctacacctgtgacactggctacactctcaatggaggcgcTACccggacttgtgggagtgatggaatgtggagtgggttaGATCCAGTCTGTCAGAGTAAGTGGAATGGAATGTGGACATTCTTTATTGAGTGTACCCTCTTCTCCAGGTATCTGCTCTGACTTACCCtcactgaccaatgggatgatctcCTACAGTGATGGATCTCCTGACAACAGACAAGTGGGCACTCTAGCTATCCACAGCTGTAATcttggctacactctcaatggagagAGCTTGTTCAGGATCTGTAAGAGTGAAGGggagtggagtgggtcagaTTATATagtgtgtcagcgtaagtggaatggaTTGTGGACTATTATTTTGATGAGTTTACCTATTTCTCTACAGGTATCTGCTCTGACTTACCCtcactgaccaatgggatgatctcCTACAGTGATGGATCTCCTAACAACAGACAAGtgggcactgtggccacctacacctgtgatactgactacactctcaatggaggcagcACCAGGAATTGTGAGcgtgatggagtgtggagtgggtcacctccagtgtgtcagcgtaagtaAAATGGATTTCGAACTGTTTCTACTCTTATTACTGATTCCATACAGAGATAATGATATGTTCTGACCTAACTCTCACCAATGGAGATGTTGTCTACAGTGATGGATCCCCTGACAACAGATCTATTTTttctgtggccacctacaggTGCAATCCCGgttacactctcactggaagGGACACCACCAGGacctgtgtgagtggagggagatggagtgggtcagctccgTATTGTCTAGGTTAGTAGTTATAAGTGGTATAGTATGAGCTGAGTTATACTCAGCAATTCCCTACTGTATCATTACTGCATAAACAAGCAATCTCTGATTCATTTTCTCCTTCAGCCATTGAGTGTTCTCCTCTACCGACCATTACCAATAGCATGATCTCCTACTCTCCTGATGTTATCCCTGACTATGACCTGGGAACTGAGGCAACCTACACTTGTGAGGCTGGGTTCTATCTTGAGGGTAATGAGGTACGAGTGTGtatggatgatgatggaatGGACGCcattggagtgtggagtgaTCAGGAGCTAAGCTGTGTCCGTAAGTTATCAGCTAAAACCCTAAATGTAAAAGGTTTGCACTGTAttctacggtggccctgagcgttactattagttcaccttagctacttgatagttcacctaccttagctacttgatagttcaactaCCTTAAGTTTGTAAGTTCaacaaccttagctacttgatagttcgcctaccttagctacttgatagttcgccaaccttagctacttatagttcacctaccttagctacttcgaagttgacctttgaactgtatgttaatGCTGCTGGAGCCATGCGACTCAATATAAATGAGAGctccatgtatatatacaggtactgaggaTTATCTGCAGCCGGTTAGTGCTATACCCTATGGGTAACAGCAATGCAAGATGAGAGTACCACACTTGATTCATTTGGAAGTTACATGTTATTCACAATACTAGCTAGTCTAATAGCTTGGGGCAATAGAGCTATATAGGATTAAGAGACCTTTTTcttctcttccccctcccctctgagaaaaggtcCGGCCCCAGACTAATACAACACATGCAGTTCAAGTTGTTCACGTTTATATCTTCTAATCCCATCGCAGCACAATAATTCTGTACTATACAATGGTTCTGGTGTGGTACTCTAGTCTTGCATTGCTGTTAGATAAtcctcagtacctgtataCGTGCATATGTAGCTCTCATTATTGATCTCTAGTCACTATGTACAGTACGGCTACAGCAGCATTAAATAGAATTAACAtgcagttcaaaggtcaactgcgaagtagctaaggtaggtgaactatcatCAAGCAGCGAAGGTAgatgaactatcaagtagctaaggtaggcgaactatcaagtagaagtacccagtagctaaggtaggtgaactacccagtagctaaggtaggtgaactatcaagCAGCGAAGGTAgatgaactatcaagtagctaaggtaggcgaactatcaagtagctaaggtgaactaatagtaacgctcagggccaccgtagtaTTCTAATTCAAGCATATTACTGGTACATTAAGTAAACATTCACACTACACACAGCTATTCAGTGTCCTCCTCTGGAACCCATTAGCAATAGTTTCATCAACTACGCTCCCGGCAACACACCTGCATATGATCTGAGCACTGTGGCCACTTATGCCTGTGACGCTGGGTTTGTTTTGGACCTCTCCCTGGGGGGATCTGAGATGAGAACTTGTATGGATGATAATGGACTGGATGCTATTGGAGTGTTTGATAGACAGGCACCAAGCTGTGTCTGTAAGTTaaggttactattatagacgggtagtcattttagcgttttcagatttttctcgtACTAATTTGGTAGATTTGTAGCtaattcattagcacaataattatttggttcaatggaaagtttggagtcaggtACAGAtaaaaaagggctagcttgcttagcatattctcaaaagtacattttcaTTACAAAAAAGAGTTTTTTCATAATCATTATTAGCGCGGACTTAATTTAGCCTTAATATTTGCTACAGTTAGTACCTATTTAATAGTAACATAGTATATGGTAGCTCCCAAGCTTCATGCTTTTTGTATACTGAGAGTCTGATTTTGTGACGGATTTTACTCTCTATTTCCATTCCTACAGCCATTATGTGTCGTTCTCTACCAGCCATTAGCAATGGTATGATCTCCTACTCTCCTGATGTCATTCCTGACTATGACCTGGGAACTGAGGCAACCTACACTTGTGAGGCTGGGTTCTATCTTGAGGGTAATGAGGTACGAGTGTGtatggatgatgatggaatGGACGCtattggagtgtggagtggtcGGGAGGAAAGCTGTGTCCGTAAGTTGCACTCTGTATTATATTAGTGTTGGTTGATATGTTTTCTTGTCATGTGGTATTATATTATCACAGCTATCACTTGTCCTCGTCTCCCTAATCAAACCTACACTTCAATAACCTACTCTACTGACATCACACCACCTTTCCCCTTTGGAACACGAGCAATGTACACCATCAGCTGCCCTGAGGGCATGGAGAGGGATGGAAGAGATGATGTGAGGACTTGCACTAGTGATGGACGTAGtgcagtgggtgtgtggagtggaacTGCTCCAATCTGTGCAGGTATAACATTATTTCCTACATACGATAACTAAGCACTGTTTAATTCTACTTTACTTAtcttatacatgcataccgATCTAAAGACTTGCTTCATTTTTGGGGTCTACAGTTCAGAAGGTGTATCTATCTCATGGgaacacacactactatacCAACAACACTGCCATCATAATTTCAAGCATTATGACAACAGATGACACATCCTTGACCTGTCAAACTGACTCAGCCACCTGCTGTAGAGGTGTAGACAATCCAGCTGGAGCTAATGGTTTTGGAGAGTGGCTGTTCCCTAATCAAACAATGATTACTCGGAACAAAGTCACTGGTGATGAGTTTTACTCAGTCAGAAACTTTCAGATTGTCAGACTCTATCGTCAAGGTGATATCCAGTCTCCACTGGGACGCTACTGCTGTAGAATATCCGACAGTGCGAGTGGAG comes from the Halichondria panicea chromosome 4, odHalPani1.1, whole genome shotgun sequence genome and includes:
- the LOC135335066 gene encoding sushi, von Willebrand factor type A, EGF and pentraxin domain-containing protein 1-like, which gives rise to MKKLQGDCVSWLVLLTGAAQFILVCGEGVYLSLGSTNITTNNTEILITDIGDYVGIGRPSLICHTDLVACCTPSETMERGIGLWRYPNGDRVLGISGMNSASLPFVSLRNVQSIKLVRREYFTPPTLSPTGSYCCIISTNGGEMTFCANLVACPSLPALNHGIVSYSNSTLGLFTVATYTCDTGYTLNGGATRTCGSDGMWSGLDPVCQSICSDLPSLTNGMISYSDGSPDNRQVGTLAIHSCNLGYTLNGESLFRICKSEGEWSGSDYIVCQRICSDLPSLTNGMISYSDGSPNNRQVGTVATYTCDTDYTLNGGSTRNCERDGVWSGSPPVCQQIMICSDLTLTNGDVVYSDGSPDNRSIFSVATYRCNPGYTLTGRDTTRTCVSGGRWSGSAPYCLAIECSPLPTITNSMISYSPDVIPDYDLGTEATYTCEAGFYLEGNEVRVCMDDDGMDAIGVWSDQELSCVPIQCPPLEPISNSFINYAPGNTPAYDLSTVATYACDAGFVLDLSLGGSEMRTCMDDNGLDAIGVFDRQAPSCVSIMCRSLPAISNGMISYSPDVIPDYDLGTEATYTCEAGFYLEGNEVRVCMDDDGMDAIGVWSGREESCVPITCPRLPNQTYTSITYSTDITPPFPFGTRAMYTISCPEGMERDGRDDVRTCTSDGRSAVGVWSGTAPICAVQKVYLSHGNTHYYTNNTAIIISSIMTTDDTSLTCQTDSATCCRGVDNPAGANGFGEWLFPNQTMITRNKVTGDEFYSVRNFQIVRLYRQGDIQSPLGRYCCRISDSASGVLRIFCANLVENNIRCPSDSVMVTTNGIVSFSSPVEGGSYVYGTVATFSCSPGFSLDGTSTRTCETEQGTFSGTTPSCIAITCSTGPNDVANGVIVYSSDTPPPYDYGTTAMYECDPGYELTSGPSKRICTGDGNSSVGYWSGSIAVCSDIDECSGTAHGCDHICTNTPPGSYTCDCNSGYRLIAADGRGCDDIDECSELSNICHQVCTNTEGSFTCGCEAGYVLDTDRASCSGITCSESAVRSDIAGNGMIVYSSGSTTPPFDYGTTATYQCNNGYSLASGDSVRTCTGDGRSSVGEWNGAAPQCSPVDCGTPPSITNGSRGIPTTTTFTGTVTYSCNDGYTLFGIATSTCQANATWSRPPECRANATAMACTDLMDLVNGHISYDMETIDNRPVDTVATFTCVTDYTLNGDTTRTCESDGMWSGSDPTCDAIIECSPLPTITNGTISYSPDVTPDYDLGTKATYTCEAGFYLEGSEVRVCMDDDGMDTIGVWSGQQASCVLVPPSVRSVLFQLKLTNINNCPDWVDQDGRIEAVMSTFAAEMESHCGCGFSSMVMTAPLFRCFPGSSTAVTFRATLSDSRLLTPIQDWIQTNGFIPIQNVLIEVDKSCPVEISSLADTECTNQPTAAGSSDITAVVGGVVGGVVGVVIVVVVGIVIIVIAVLVFKSRRENSKLAVHRRTKPDLPPASLKGVVNTGEIQSYDMMEMGHEYEEVSKFQRAVDGEYEIIGAPSQTTGSDSKTPIKTESSPPTPPTPQPSEATKAPGNDIEFTECVAYSTTTHSRPPQPTGL